The segment CATCAAATACTGaaaggaagagaaaaagatgGCCTCTGATGAATGCCAAGGTATTTAACAATGGAATGTTTCTTATGATTTAAATAACAGCAATAACTTGATGTTACCGGTTGTTATTTTACGGTAACTACTTATATCACAATCAATTGTGATAACATCTTCTAATCCAATGCGATAAAAAAGTACTTACTAACAACTAACACAAAATCTTGTGTATGTAGGGAAAAGTTCGTGGCCGGAGTTGTTAGGAACCAATGGGGAGACGGCGGAGGCAACAATAGAGAGGGAGAATGTTAATGTGAATGCTCAGATAATATCGGATCAAGCAGTTGTTCTCCCAGTTGTTAATTGCACTAGGGTTTGGGTTAGGGTTAATACTGATGggattgtagcgacgtaaaaaaaaaaattaaaaattttggaggggtcgctaattgtggcgatttagttaaagtttaaaaaactgaagtttgattttgaagtaaacagggagtcgccaccgatcctttttatagatgtgatcggacacctaatagatctattttttaaaacaaaaaaaggcAGAGTTTGGGTCTACGTCGAAATCCAGAGAAAAAgtagggctcgggagtcggttacgcacgaggaaggtattagcactctcgcgacgcccaaaattggtatctcataaacatgtgttgtcttgattttcaaaaatgcaAGTTCAATATAAGATTTAATCGCGATCCAATTGAAAAGAcaagaaattttagttttttgGTTTTTGtgaaggacataccgttttaacacgagtcaattgatgttcacccaacatagcggtgaaattcgatgacttaatgttaaaatcggtacgtagccttatttattaaaattaattaaaacatgggaaaaaatatttataaaacaagagtttaaaataaatCAACGAAGCAAACAATAACATTATTAATGAAAAATGTTAACATGAGACACTAGAGCATTAGAAAAACAATaacaatgatatttacaaaagaaataaaaataaagacaaatcatgaacaaatacaaaatacacttagtaataataatataagataatatgtacataaggtaacataaaaatatatacaactAATGATATGAGAGATACATATATAATGTAAAGTTAAAAATAATGTGCATAAGatagttaaaaataatatatatacatgtatttataagataaaatgtaaaatgtaatatagcttgaaaaatatatatgacgATATGaagatataatattaaaagatacaTTATACGTAATGTATATACACAatgaaaacatatatatattatagtactaaaatatttacatagtatatacacattgggaataataataaaaacttattacgatactacataaatatatacctatatatatatactagagatatatacatatatacataaaacatatacTAAGATTGACAACAATAGTgataaagataaaaatatatacataaaatagtaataatatatatataactaataaaaataaaaataaagaaacatgtatgatatgtatataaacctatatgatatatatatttatattagaaatgataataaaaagGACTATCCGTGACGCGATATAGATacgtacatatatataaatatatataatggtattagaaatatatatagtaatgttagaaatatacatataatagttcAAAAGATATATAACTaacaatattaaaacatatacataataatacacataaaatattaaaagcatatatatatatataatacatatgaaagaatatatacatgtataatataatattaaaatatttacataatatatgcatgttaaaataactaataataatatttcccaagtacataaatatattaagtacatatacatacatacatgtacgtaataaaatatatactaccacatatacaaaatataacaaagataataaaaatataaagattataatgaataataataaacaacagaaaatgaaaaaataaataatttgaaagtAAAGCATTAATCTAACAAAGAGGACTCAATCGaattaaaaaaacaaagtttggggctaatttaaaagaaaataagggaGGGGAGGACTTTTTAGAATACGCGTGAAACTATGGAGGACCAGATAGGAAATTTTCCCAAATCTTTAAAACACACCGCATTAaacgggactaaattgaaaacaaacTATAGAACACGagataaattctaaaataaaaacaacaGAGAAGGACCTATTTGAACACGGGCAAAACTAAGGGGAATTAAAAACGCAATATTTCCCACTTTCCAAAACGCTGCGCAATAAGAGGGGTCAAATTGCAAAGTGAAACaaattatggggccaaattgaaaatgagaaaacttgattgtaaaaccccagaaaagcggaagggctggaagtgcaattagcccttccgttagaaaacacgcggatcctaggtcGGGTTGGGTCGGATCGGGTCGGACTATGgtgaaacgacgtcattttggggtTAAAtggcagcccccaaaacgacgtcgttttaggggGCTATAAAAGGCCCAAatcctttaaaaaaatttcatttgtgctgataagaagaaaaaaaaggaggGAGAGAAGGGAGGGAGCGATTTCCGGTAGCAATGCCGGTCACCGGTCGGTCATCGGACCACCTTCCGTCGCCGGCGCCGGCCATTGTGTAcggtggccg is part of the Gossypium arboreum isolate Shixiya-1 chromosome 5, ASM2569848v2, whole genome shotgun sequence genome and harbors:
- the LOC108452799 gene encoding proteinase inhibitor-like encodes the protein MASDECQGKSSWPELLGTNGETAEATIERENVNVNAQIISDQAVVLPVVNCTRVWVRVNTDGIVAT